A genome region from Falco biarmicus isolate bFalBia1 chromosome 11, bFalBia1.pri, whole genome shotgun sequence includes the following:
- the MRPS14 gene encoding 28S ribosomal protein S14, mitochondrial isoform X2, with translation MRGAPPRSDKMAASALGWALRAARQVLPLPRTWQVRSYYVDWRMLRDVKRRKLAYEYADERLRINAIRKNTILPKELQEVADKEIANLPRDSCPVRIQNRCVLTSRPRGVKRRWRLSRIVFRHFADHAQMSGIQRAMW, from the exons ATGCGCGGGGCGCCACCGCGCAGCGACAAAATGGCGGCGTCCGCGCTGGGCTGGGCGCTGCGGGCCGCTCGGCAG gttCTTCCCTTGCCTCGCACGTGGCAAGTGCGGAGCTACTACGTGGACTGGAGGATGCTGCGGGACGTCAAGAGAAGGAAGCTGGCGTACGAGTACGCGGACGAGCGGCTGCGGATCAACGCCATCCGGAAGAACACCATCCTGCCCAAGGAGCTGCAG GAAGTGGCTGATAAAGAAATTGCTAACTTGCCCCGGGACAGCTGCCCTGTGAGGATCCAAAACAGGTGTGTCCTGACATCCCGCCCTCGGGGGGTGAAGCGTCGTTGGAGGCTCAGCAGAATCGTTTTCCGCCATTTTGCTGACCATGCTCAGATGTCGGGGATACAGAGGGCTATGTGGTAG
- the MRPS14 gene encoding 28S ribosomal protein S14, mitochondrial isoform X1 produces the protein MAASALGWALRAARQVSAAPSRPCSPQGPAKALWERVLPLPRTWQVRSYYVDWRMLRDVKRRKLAYEYADERLRINAIRKNTILPKELQEVADKEIANLPRDSCPVRIQNRCVLTSRPRGVKRRWRLSRIVFRHFADHAQMSGIQRAMW, from the exons ATGGCGGCGTCCGCGCTGGGCTGGGCGCTGCGGGCCGCTCGGCAGGTCAGCGCGGCTCCCTCCCGCCCCTGTTCCCCTCAGGGCCCGGCCAAGGCGCTGTGGGAGCGG gttCTTCCCTTGCCTCGCACGTGGCAAGTGCGGAGCTACTACGTGGACTGGAGGATGCTGCGGGACGTCAAGAGAAGGAAGCTGGCGTACGAGTACGCGGACGAGCGGCTGCGGATCAACGCCATCCGGAAGAACACCATCCTGCCCAAGGAGCTGCAG GAAGTGGCTGATAAAGAAATTGCTAACTTGCCCCGGGACAGCTGCCCTGTGAGGATCCAAAACAGGTGTGTCCTGACATCCCGCCCTCGGGGGGTGAAGCGTCGTTGGAGGCTCAGCAGAATCGTTTTCCGCCATTTTGCTGACCATGCTCAGATGTCGGGGATACAGAGGGCTATGTGGTAG
- the CACYBP gene encoding calcyclin-binding protein, producing the protein MAAAREELQKDLEEVKELLTKATRKRLRDVLMTEKHKLELEIKNQPPPKPKDVVEEDKSSLGGYTVKINNYGWDQSDKFIKIYISLSGVQKLPAENVQVNFTERSFDLLVKNLNGKNYTMTFNNLLKPISVEGSSRKIKTDMVLVMCRKKREEKWECLTQVEKESKEKEKAAYDTSDPSEGLMNLLKKMYAEGDDEMKRTINKAWVESREKQSKGDIPMDI; encoded by the exons ATGGCCGCAGCGCGCGAAGAG TTACAAAAAGATTTGGAAGAGGTTAAAGAATTGCTCACCAAAGCCACGAGGAAGCGGCTTCGTGATGTCCTGATGACGGAGAAACACAAGCTAGAGCTAGAAATCAAGAATCAGCCCCCTCCGAAGCCAAAAGATGTGGTAGAGGAAGACAAGTCGTCGCTGGGGGGGTACACGGTGAAAATAAACAACTATG GTTGGGATCAGTCAGATAAGTTTATTAAGATTTACATCTCTTTAAGTGGAGTCCAGAAGCTTCCAGCTGAGAATGTGCAGGTGAATTTCACAGAGAG GTCATTTGATCTGCTAGTGAAGAATCTGAATGGGAAGAACTACACCATGACCTTCAACAACCTCCTGAAACCCATCTCTGTGGAAGGCAGCTCTAGAAAG ATAAAGACAGACATGGTCCTTGTGATGTGTAGGAAGAAGCGGGAGGAAAAATGGGAATGTCTCACTCAAgtggagaaagaaagcaaagagaaaga GAAGGCTGCCTACGACACCTCAGATCCTAGTGAAGGGCTTAtgaaccttttaaaaaagatgtatGCAGAAGGGGATGATGAAATGAAGCGCACCATCAACAAGGCCTGGgttgaaagcagagaaaagcaatcCAAAGGGGACATACCAATGGATATTTGA